The genomic window CGCGACGACCACACCGCCGGTGTCCCATGACCCCGACACCCAGCGGAGACTTCTCGCACTCAGCGAACGCCACTTCGCCCTAGAGCGCGGGCTACGGTGAAACGATGATCGACTCGCCTTCCACCGACAACCTGTGGCTTCAGAAGATCGCCGCTGACCCGGGCCACTCCCAGTGGTACATCGAACGGTTCCGGATCATGGAATCCCGCGGCGACGACCTCGGCGGTGAGGCCCGGATGATCGACGCCATGCTGCCGCGCGGAGCCGACGTCCTGGACGCCGGGTGTGGCACCGGCCGGGTCGGCGGGCGCCTCGCCGCCGCCGGGCACCGGGTCACCGGCGTCGACCTGGACGCCACCCTGATCGCCGAAGCGCAGGCACAGCATCCCGGCTCGTCATGGCAGGTCGGTGACCTCAGCACCCTCGCCCTGCCCGGCCGGTTCGACCTGATCGTGTGCGCGGGCAACGTGATGGCGTTCGCCGGGCCGTCGCAGCGGGCCGGCATCCTGCGGGGCTTCGCCGGGCACCTCGCCGAGGGCGGCCGGGCCGTCGTCGGCTTCGGGGCGGGCCGCGGTTACGAGTTCGACGACTTCCTCGCTGACGCCCAGACGGGCGGGCTCGCCCCCGAGCTGCTGCTGAGCACCTGGGATCTGCGCCCGTTCACCCCGGTCGCCGACTTCCTCGTGGCGATCCTCCGGGCCGCTGATCAGTAGTGGTTGCCGGGGTGATTCTCCAAGGCGCGCCGTAACGCCCGGCACACCATGTTGAAGACCCGGGGATCCGGGTGTTCGTAGATGACCACCACCATGCCGCGGTGCCAGGCCCGCAGACGGAAGCCCCGGGACCGCCGCCACAGCCGCCACCACGGGCCGTCGAGAGCCTCGGTGGTGACGTCGCTGATCTCGGCGATCGCGAACGCGTCCTGGCCGTCCGCCGAGTAGTGCACGAAGTGTTCGTTCGTGACCTCGGCGGTCGGCCCGCGGTAATACACCACCCTGCGCACCAGGTCATGGTCACATGACCGTCGACAGTGCTCAATGCGTCAGGTTTTCCGGTATGGCCCGGCCGGGATGTCGGCGGCCAGGATCCACGTCTCCCACTCCTCGGTGCTCACCGACGTGGCGCAGCGGCCGTCCGGGGAGAGCGCGACGAAACCGATCGACTGGCCGGGCAACCCGACCCGGCTGGCGCGGGGTGCAACCGTGCCGATCCGGACCCGCAGCCACGGCAGGCGGCCCGCGCCCTCGACCGAGAGCAGAACCGTTCCGTCGTCGGCGATCGTGCCGTTCTCCCTGCTCAGGCGAAGCCATTCACGGTCCAGGTGACCGTCGGGGTCGGCTTCGTGGTCGGAGATCCGGACGGCCGGCACCACCGACGCGCGGATGAACGGTTTCCACACGGTCATCGGTTCCGGCTGAAACGCGGGGTCCACGAAATCCTCGACGGTGAAACCGGCTCGGGCCACCACGGCCCGGACCGTCTGCGGGTCGGCCATCAGTGCTCCTCGGGACGCCGTCATCGGGGGTTCGTAGCATGGTGGCATGCCGGACGCGGAACGGCAGGACCCGATTCGAATGGTGTCCTACGACACTGCCTGGAAACCCGATTTCGAGCGCGAGCGGGTACGGGTCGAGAACCTGCGGTCGTGTCCGGAGGCCGCGGCCGATTACGGCCGGATCAAGACCGCGCCGGCCGCCGAGGACGACACGGACCGGCGGCGTTGTCGGGCGGCCAAGGCGCCGTTCATCCGTGCCGTCCTCGACCGGCTTCAGTCCGGCGGCAGTTCGGATTCGCGGTAGGTCATCGGGCCCGCCGAGCCGTGGACCACGAACCGCAGCTCGTCGGCCTTGCCGTTGCCCTCCCGGCCGGGCCACCAGGCCAGCCACCAGCCCGCGCGGGTGGTCGCCCGGATCGTGGTGCCGCCGGGCAGGATCACGTCCACATCGGTGACACCCGGTCCGGCCCGGCCGACCACCTGCGAATACCACGTGCCGTTACCGCCGGCGCCCTGCGATATGACGCTCACCTGATCGGCGGGTGGGACCGGCGACTCCGGGTCGAGCAGTGACGCCCCGGCCACTCCGTCCGCGGGGTCGAGGATGTCGCAGACCACTAGGCCGTCGTCGTCCTTGGCGATGAGCAGGGTCGTGGCGATCCCGCGCCGTTCGGCGAGCAGCACGTCGCCGGCTGTCGGCTGCCGGATCCAGCCGGTCGACCATCCGGAGGCGCACTGCTGGGCCTCGGGAAGGGCTTCGGTGGAGGTCAGCCGGTCCGGGACCGGGGTCCACGAGGCGTAGGCGGCGTCGAGGTCACCCGGGAGCAGCGAGGGCACGGCCAGCACGCCAACCACGGCGGCACACGCGACGGCGGCCACGCTGACCACGAGCCGCCAGCGCGCGGCGAAACCCGTCTGGGTGGCGAAACCCGTCTGGGCGGGGGATCGGGTCAGTTCGTCGACGAACGCTGCGGACCGGGCCCGTCGTGCGGGATCCGGTTCCCAGTCGCGGGACGGGTCGAGCGCCGACAGTTCTTCCAGTTCGTTCATGCGGGACTCCAGGACGGGGCGGGCCGGGGTGCGGGCTGGGACATGGCGTCGCGCAGGCGGCGGCGGGCCCGGCTCAACCGCATCCGGTAGGTGGTCGGGCGGCAGCCCAGCACGGTCGCCGCCTGGGTGTCGGTCAGCCCGTCGAACGCCACCAGCGCAAGCACCTCATGGTCGGCGGCACTCAGCGTCCACCAGGCGCGGACGAGATCTATGCGGGCCACCACCCCGGGCGCCCGGTCGTCGGAGACCATGCGCACGTCCACGACGGCGTGCCGGTTCCGGGTCCGGGACTGGGCGGCCATCACGTTGCGGGCCACCCCGAACAACCAGGGCACCGCGTCGCCGGGCAGTTCCCCCAGCCGGCGCCAGGCGATCATGAAGACGGTCGACACGATGTCGTCGACCTCGTCGTCGGGGACCCGCCGCCGGACGAAGCGCATCAGATCGGTGTACGCCGCGTCGTGCAGGCGCCGAAAGTGTTCCTCGGAAGTCACATCTGGATATGTCGCATCGACCCTCAGGTGTAACACCTCAATTCTTCGCCGATGCGGATCCGCTGTCCGGGCCGACGCTGACCGGGAGTCATCACGACGCCGACGATCTGGTCCAGGACGCGCTGCTCAAGCTACGGCCATGGCGTCGGCCCTGGCCGGCGCCATGGCCGGCGTCGACAGCGACCATGCCGGAGATGTCTACCCCAACGCCTGCGGCGGTGGGCGGTCAGACGGCGGCGTACTCACGAGCCGGGTGCCTCCGCCGTCGCGTTTCGCCTCGTACATGGCTACGTCGGCGGTCCGGAGGAGGTCGTTGACGATGTCCTCGGTGCGGGCACCGGTTTCGAGGTCGAGACCCGCCGGGACGAGGACGCCGATCGAGGCGCCGACCGCGACCGGTACGCCGTCCACCGTGACGGGCTGCACGATGGTGTCCTCGATCCGGGCCGCTAGGGCGGCGATGTCCGGTTCTGCCAAACCGGTGCGGATCACGAAGGGGTTCTGCTCTGCGGAATGGAATCGACTGTCGGTTCGAGGTCTGCCCTGATCACGCCGGAGATGCTGCTGGCGGGTTGTGGGCGGCCCGGGTTCGGGCGTGTGGCCCTGGTACGGGGGGCCGCGGGCGTACCGGAAATCGTCACTCAGTCCTTTGTCCCGCTGACCGGGACCTCGAGCCGGCAGCTCGCCGCACATTGTCATCAGGTGGCTCGGCATGCGGACGAACTACAGAACGCCATTTTCGGGGGCGACGACCCGGCGTAGTCAATGAGCGAAAGCAGCCGAGAAATTTCGGCTCGCCGGAAACTGTCCCCTGACCGGCGACATCCCGGCAGATCGGGCCGCGACCCGACAAGCGTGACCGGCGATGCCCGCCTGCGCCACGTCATTTCGACTGGTCGGGCCGCGCAGTCCATGGCTTGGGCCGATCCGCTCGCTCGGCCGGCATGTACAAGGTGGTGCTCAGCGAGGCAGACGGCGTCGTGGATCTGGACGCCTGGCTCGACGGTGTCCTGCTTCTCCGGCTGTGACCCACTCCGTGGTTGCCGTCGCAGCCGCGGCGGCGCTGGCAGGAGCTGTTCTCGGACCCGCCGCCACCCGGCCGGTTGCCGCGTAGGTGGATCCGTTCACGTCCGGCGGCCTCGGGTCGGGCTCAAGGCCGCCGAACGGTACGGTTTCGCTCTCGCCGGAGGTGCGCCGGATGCAGCGCCCCGGGCAGGCTGACCAGGCCGTGACCGATGACGTACTGCCCGATCCCGTCCGACCGGATCGGCGGGATCGTGCAGTACGCGTACCCGGTCCGCGAGCAGCGCGCACTGCTCGGTGAAGGCTGCTCGCAGGTCGGCGAGCGTGGTGGCGACCGACGGTACGTCGACGAGCCGGTCTCCACCGGGCGGGTGTCGTGGTCACCGGTGCCGATCAGCAGCACGTGGGCATCGACGATTGAACGCACGCGGGCACGCTATCCACGATGGATCACGATCCCCCCGAACGGCCGATTCAGCTCGCCGGCAGGCTCCGCATCAGCGCCTCGACGCCGGCCCGGATGCCGGGCAGCAGGGCGTACAGGTGGTCGCCCGGGCACAGCGTCGCTCCGGCCGCAGGGTTGGCGTTGTGCCAGTCCTGGTGGCCGGCGATCGTGGCGATGGTCGCCGACACCCCGGACACCGGGTTCACATAGTTCGTGGTGCCCAGCGGGTCGAGCCGGGTCGCCGCCGCCAGCAGCGCCAGCACGTGGGTCAGCGATCGTGTCGCCGCGGCCGAGGGCGGGGCCGTCATGTAGTTGCCGAGCACGCAGATGCCGATGTTGCCGGCGTTGAAGCCGCCGACGTGACTACCGTTCACCATCATCGGCAGGCCGTCGCCGCCGAGGTCCGGCCCGAACACCGGGACCGGGCCTTCGTCGGAGTAGGTGCCTTCGTACACCACGCCCTTCTCGTCGATGATCAACTGGTAGCCGATGTCGCCCCAGTCGTTGACGACTGCCTGGTTGTAGTAGATGCCACGGATGTGGGAGATCGGATCCGAGACCGGGACGTCCTCTCCGCTGTGGTGCACGGTGAGCGTCTGCACCGGGTGGAACGCCGGTGGCGTGTCCAGCGTGCCGTCCGGGTTGAGGCGGTACGCCTCGTCGGCGCCCCACGCGGCCCGGCTCAGGTAGCGGGGACGGAACCCGGCCGGCGCCGACAGCGGCAGAGGAGCCTCCGGGGCGGCGGTCGCCCGGGCCGGGCCGTCCACGGTGTTCACCTCGGTGACCCGCACGGCGTTGCCGCGTACCTCGTAGTCGAGCGCCCCGGAGGCGGGAACCAGAGTGCGGCGCCGTACCGCGGAGCCGTCCGGGCCGCACGGGCAGCCGGTCACCGGCTGCCAAGGCTGCCAGCCGTCCACGGTCCTGATCCGTACCGAATCGGCGCCCGCGACCGACAGGTGGGTGAGCGGGAGCGTGGGCGTCACCGCGACGCCGGCCGGGATCGTGCCCCGGGCCGCCGACATGGTCTGCGGCACGGTCGGGCGAGTGGTGGCGGAGACAGCGGCAGCCGGGCCGGCCACGGCCACGGCCAGCGGAGACCCGACGGCGAGGCCGGTGGCGCCGCGAAACAGGGATCGACGAGAGAGCATGGTTCGAGAACATATCAAAGCAGTCCAACTCGTATAGGTACCGTTATGCAGAGTAACCGCCATTGGCGGCGGGTCTGAGAGGATTCACACCGGCGGCGAAGGCGAACGCCGTGTCCGACTGGACTGGAGGGCGTCGCGAGGGTGGGGTCGCCGGCCACCGCGGCGTACTCCGCAGCACCAGGTCGAGCGCGGGACTGACGAGCGACTGCCACACCGCGGCGGGTCGCCGAGCCCAGCCAGGGGTGTCACCCCGACAGACGCCTGAAGCAACGCGCCCAGCGCGAGCCCCGAGAGCGAAATACTCGCCGACACCGGGACGCAGCAGCCGGTACGGCCGGCTCAGTACTCATACGCGCAGGGGACTCAGAGGGCCGGTTTCCTGCAGCGCGTTCCGGGGTGCCGGGTATTTTCGCGGAATGGACACAGTAACCCTCTCGGGCGCACGGGTGCGGCTCCGACCAGCGGTTGGGGACGATGTTCCGAGCTTGACGCGGATCCGGTCGACGCCAGAGGTGTACCGGCGATGGGGTGGCGGCGATGATCTGGCCGGTGTCGTCTCCACGGATCTCGCTGATCCTGGTGTGCATCTGCTGGTCATCCTGTTCGAAGACCGGGTCGTCGGCGCGATTCAGTGGAGCGAGGAGGACGACCCGGACTACCGGCACGCCGGTATCGACATCTACCTTGATCCCGCGTTTCACCGTCGCGGGCTGGGAAGCGACGCCGTTCGCACCCTGGCCCGGCATCTGATCGACGACCGGGGTCACCATCGTCTGGTGATCGATCCCGCCGCGGACAACGATGCGGCGATCCGTTGCTACGCGACGATCGGCTTCCGGCAAGTGGGAGTCATGCGACGGTACGAGCGCGGGCCCGACGGCGACTGGCACGACGGCCTGTTGATGGACATGCTCGCCCACGAGCTGGTGCGAACCTGAATCCCGGCTGAGCGACTCGAAAGATTCCGCGCCCCACCCACCGACCGGTCGGGCTCATACGGGCCCTGATGACGGCGGGGTTGTTCGCAGCCGCAGGAGAGCGAAGGGTGGGTAGTCTTCCTCGATCTCGGCCGTTCCGTCTGCCCAGGTGAACAGAAGCCAGCATCCGGCCTGCTTGACGAAGAACAGATTCCTGAATGGCGCGGTTTGGACGGCCAGCCAGCCGGCGACCTTGCCGTTGTGAACGAGCTCGGCGATCGTGCCGTCGAGGACCGCCAGCCGTGCGCTAAGGTCTCGACTCTCTTCGTTCACCGGGTCATCCTGTCACTCCTCGTAGCCGAGATCTTCCTCGGAGTCCAGGCGCCACCCATCGTGCTGTTTGACCAGGAGAAATGCGGTGCGCTCAAAAACGTCGTAGTAGCCGGCATCCGGAGCGTGACCACACGTGAACCACCTCGCCTCGACCCGCGCCGCGTCCGGGGTCTCGCTGACGACAGTCACCATGTCCAGTGTCGAAGTTTCGCCGTGCTCACCGGTTTTGTTGCCGCTGTTCGCTTTGGCGTACTCAGCGCAAAAATCGGCAGGGTTCTGGAAGAGCATCTGACCAACCCCTCAGGCCTGTATTCGATTGACCGGAAGCAATGCCGTCGCGTCGGGCATGGATTCTACCGTAGGGCCTGGCACAAGAGGGGCTGATGGCCTGGGCCGGCCGGGCGGTCAGGTGTTGCGACGGCCGTTGGGGGCTGAGCTGTTAGCGTGCGGCCATGGTGGAGAGAGCGGCGCGCCGTACGGCCGGTGGGCTGGTGTTCGCGGGGATTGCCGGGGCTTTGGCGGGGGCGGCGGTCACCGGACGCCGGGATGTCCGGGCGGCGGTGGCCGGTGGGCTGGCGGGGGCGGCAGGCCTGGTGGCGATCGAGGCGGCGGCGCGGGCCCGGCAGCGGCCCGGGGAACTGCCGGCCTGGTGGTCGCGGGTGGCGATGAGTGGTGCGATCGCGGCGTCGGCCGGGTGGCTCGGTGCCCGGGTCAGCAAGGCCGGGCCGGTGGTCGTGGGGCTTGCCGCCGGCGCGTCGGCCGGGGCGCTCGGACTGCGGCCGGAGAAGGTCGCGCTCGGTCCGGTCGTCGGTGTGGCCGGGGGAGTGGCCTGGCGTCTGGCAGCCGGACGGGAGGCACCGCCCGCGGCGGTGGCGGCCAGTGCGGTGGTCGGATTCCGGATGCTGTCGGCGGTGCTGTTCCGGGAACCGCAGGTGAAACTGCTGGCCGAGCGGGTACGGGCCGAGGACCTGCCGTTCGTGGTTCCGCTGGAGGCGCGCACCCGGTACGTGGGTGTCGACTACGTGCGAGATCTCGCCGAAGTGGTCGGCGGCGACTACCGGGCGGACGCGCAGGACGTGGGGATCGTCGGCTCGCTCGACGACCTGGCCGGTCCGCAGTTCGACCCGGCCGGGGTGGATCCGCTGGTGCGTGAGTTCTATGAGCGGACCACCCGGTTCAAGCTCGACATCGTCCCCGAGTGGCGGGCCTGGGTGCGGCCGGGTTACCTGCTCTACCGGACCTTGGTGGCCCGGCCGGTCGGGCAGGCCAACGTGCCGATGAACCAGCGGGAGACCGTTCGCGGTGTTCGGAGCCGGATCGACACGATCACCCCGGACGACAAAGGGCCGATTGCCGTACGGGGATGGATCCGCTCGTTCGCCGACACCGACGAGCCGATCTATGTCGGCATCTACACGACGTATCGGCACGAGGGCCGGGGTTATGTGAGTGTCGGCTTCCCGGTGCCGCAGGGAAGTTTCACCGCGACTCTGCTGCCGATGCCCCGCCCCGGTGGTGGCCTCGTTCTGACGAGCAGCAGCGACCTGGCGCATCCGGGCCACTACCTGACGTACATCGACCCGGCGACCCGGGAGTTGACCACGCTCGCGGTGCCCGGATTCACCGAACGCCTCGACGTCTTCATCGAGAACGGGGAGCTGAGGGCCGAGCACGCGTTCGCGCTCTACGGGCTGCCGTTCATGGTGCTGCACTACTCGATCCGGCGAAAGGACGCGAAGTCAGCGTGACCACAGCCAGGCGGTGATCTGTTCGACTGCCTTGTCCCGGTGGCGGCGGTAGGTGTTGAACGACAGGTGCAACGAGACGGCGACCCGTTCCTGGGTGCCGGCCGGCTCCAGGAACGTACGGCTGATCAGGAGGTGGAGGTCCGATGGCAACGTCGCCGCGGCCGCCGCGACGAGGTCCCGAAGCGAGTCTCCGGAGGTGGCCCGCCGGACCAGCGGTGACCGGGTCAGCGGATTCTCCCGCAACAGGTCCGGAGAGTTCAGGTCGCGCAGGGCGGACCGGACCGCGGCGGTGAACTCCGGCCGGGACAGTACCGGGTCACCGAGGTCCGCTCCGGCGGGGCGGGCCGGGGCGCCGAGCTGGCGGGCATGCAGCAGATCCACCCATTCGGCCAGGCCGGTACGCCGCCAGTCGTGTGCGAACACCGGGAAACGGGTGCCGCCGACGGTGAACTCGGTGGCCGGCCAGAAGTCGAACAGTTCCATCGCCGGTGTCCAGCGGGTCGCGTCGGTGAACGCGCCGACCATCGTCCATGCGGTCTCCGGGCCGAGTGTGATGATGTCGAGCATCTGGCAGGCGACGAACAGCGTCAGCGACGGGGACGGTTCCTGCCCACGGTCACGATCCAAGAAGAAGCGCCAGGTCAGTACGTGTTCGCCGGACCGTGGGGGACCGTGCTCGAACACGTACCCGATCATGGTGTTGAGGCCTGGGTCTTTGCTCTGTTCGAGGTCGTCGACGGTGAAGCGGGCGGCGAAGCCGCGCAGCGACCCGGCCGCCGAACGGAAGACCCGGAAACCCTCCGGGCGGCGATCCAGCCAGTACGCGACGAGCCCGGCCTGCTCCTCGCCCTGCCAGCGTGTCGTCATCGCGAGGATCGGTTCCCGGTCGCCGTCGCGGAGCCGGTCGGGGTAGGCGCGCATCGTCGGGGGCAGCGAGTTCAGGGCGGCGAGCGGCGAGCGGGCGCCGTTGAGGACCACGGCCAGTACGACGAGGTGTACGCGTTCCCGGTCGTCGGCGGTCGCCAGGATCCGGTCGCGGACCGCTTCGAGTTTCGCCCGGTAGAGGGCGGCGAACCGGTCCGGATCACGCCAGCGCAGGTCGGCGTTGAGGGCGTCGCGGACCACGTCGTGCGGATGGATGCCGTAGCGGCTCTCCTCGACGAACGGCTGCGCGCGTAACCAGTCGAACAGTTCGCCGGAGTCGTCTCCGGCCATCGAACGCAGCACGTCCGCGGTGGTGACCGGGAGCTGCGCGAACACTTCGAGGGCCGTCCGGTGCCGAGGATCGGGGATCGTGTCGATCAACTGGGTCAGCAGCGTTCCCACCACGTCGGGCAGGTCGTCGAGCCGGGCGGGGTCGGCGCCACGCCGGACCGCGTCGGCGAGCATCGACAGGGTGAGCGGATGTCCGCGACTGATCGTCATCAGGCGGTCCCGGGCGCCGGCCGGTACACCCTGGCCGTCCAGGTAGGCGTGCCCGTCGGCGGCCGGCAGGTTGCCGAGCGCGATGATCCGGGTCAGCTCGCGCCACGCCGGATCCGCGCGCCAGCCGGGGCCGGGCGGGCGGCGACCGGCGATCACCACCAGGCAGTTCGCCGGCAGCGAAGGCAGGTACTGCTCGCGGATCCAGTCGTCGACCGGTTCCAGCAGCTCGTAGGTGTCGATCAGCAACACCGGGCACGCACCGGCGGCGGGCACCGGCAGCATGTCCGGATATCGGGCGTCGGCCCGGACCGAGTCGGGGACCGTGCGGGCGAACATGTCGAGCAGCGTGCTCTTGCCGACCCCGCCGACCCCGTGGACGAACAGCACACCGGCAGTGCCCAGGGCGGCCCGGAACAGTGCGATCTCGTCGTCGCGGCCCACGAACGACCGCCGCCGCAACGTCTGAAGGATCTCCCTCACCCATCGACCCTAGTTCGGGCACCTGATGGGCACCGCATGGGCTACCGGCCATGGTCCGGCGCCACCAGGATCGACGGCATGACCGATTCTCTCGACAACTGGGGACGCTGGGGTGACCGCGACCAGCTAGGCGCCGTCAACCTCATCACCGACGAGGCGCGCACCCGCGGCGCCGCCGAGGCCCGGACCGGACAGACCGTCTCGCTGGCCCGGATCACCACGCCGTTCCCGCTCACCGGCGGCCCGCTGGCGCCCGCCACCGCCCCGACGACCGCGGTACAGACGATGATGCTGTTCACCGGATTCGGTGCGCCCGCGATGGCCGAGGTGATGGTGGTGACCACCCATCATCCGGAGGTGACCCACCTGGATGGTCTGGGGCATTGGGCCGAGGGCGGCCGGGTCTACCCGGGTGTCGGCGTCGCCGACAGTTCCGGGCCCACCGGGGTACGGCACGGCGCGGCCGACGTCTTCGGCGGCGGGATCCTGACCCGCGGGGTGCTGCTCGATCTGGCTCCCGGCGGACGGCTTGCCCCGGCGCATCCGGTGACCGCCGCGGAACTGGACGCGGCGGCCGGCCGGGCCGGTGTCGACGTGCTCTCCGGTGACGCGCTGCTGGTGCGGGGCGGCTGGGACCGGGCCACCGCCGGTGACGTGCCGTTGCCGGGTGTCACCGCGGACGCGGTGCACTGGCTGCACGAGAAGGGGATCGCCGTCTACGCCGGGGACGTCGGTGACGCCATGCCGCCGCTGCCGGGCGAGATGCCGGGGGCGTTGCACCGGCTCGCGCTGGGGAGACTGGCCATTCCGCTGATCGACGGCCCGAACCTGGAGGAACTCGCCGTGACGTGTGAACGGCTGGGCCGGTGGACGTTTCAGTTCGTGGTCGCCGCGCCCCGGATCGCCGGGACGACCGGCCTGCCGGTGAATCCGCTCGCCGTCTTCTGAACCGGCCCGGGCATCAGTCGTTCAGCAGGCTCTTGGTCTCCCGGCGCATCCGCTCGGCGTCTTCACGGTCGGCAGCGGAGACCTCCAGGGGCACCCGCTTGGCGCCGCGGAACGACGAGAGGAGTTCCTGCGGCGGTGACTCGATCAGGGCGACGACCGGCAGAATCCCCTTCTCCACCGGCTTGGCCAGCACCCCGGCCAGTTTGACCAGGAACCGCACGGGCGCGGAGAACTTACCGGCGAAGCTGCTCTTGACGAACTCGGGGTTGACGAACGCGTACCGGATCCGTCCGGCACTGACGTTCTCGGTGAAGTCGATGCCGAGCAGTTCGTTCGCCCGGCGGGCCTGCGCCCACGCCTTGGTCCAGCTGGCGTTGCGGGTGAACATCAGGTCGTCCCAGTTCATCGCCTTGGCGCCGGCGCCGATGACGGCCAGGTTGACCACGACCGGCGCCGGGGCGTCGGTCATCAGCGGGGCGAGGCCGTGACTGAGCAGGTAACGGCTGAGGTAGAACAGGGCGAACCAGTGCTCGATGCCCTCGCTGGTCTCCACCCGGTCCATCCGCAGGAACGCCGCGCACAGCACCAGCGCGTCGACCCGGTCGAACCGGGTGCCGATCTCCTCGATGACCCTGCGGTTGTCCGCCACCAGGGAGAGGTCGGCGGTGAACAGGTGCAGGCGGTCGGCCGCGCCGAGCCGCGCCGCCTCGTCGGTCAGGGCCTGGGCCTTGGCCGGGCTGCGGCCGATCACCACGACGGTGTTGCCGGCTTTGATCTGCTGGATGGCGAGGGCCCGGCCGATGCCGTCGGTCCCGCCGGAGATGACGATGGTCTTCAATTGACCCCCTGAAAGCGATGCCCGGGTCCGCCCTCCAAAATAAGCGGAACGTCTGATCCGTTTCGTGATGAACGTTAACACGGCGCCGACCCTCCGTACCAGCACCGGCTACTCTCCGACCATGTCCGCCGAATCGACGCCCGCCCGGCCGCTGCGCAGAGACGCCGTCGACAACCGCCGTCGCCTGCTGCACGCCGCCACCCAGGCGTTCGCCGAGAAGGGCCTCGCGCTGGACGTGCGCGACATCGCCAAACGCGCCGGCGTGGGCATCGGCACCATCTACCGGCACTTCGCCACCAAGGAGATCCTGATCGACGCGGTGGTCGACGAGGCCCTCGACCGGTGGGCGAAGACCGTCCGGGAATCGGCCCTCGCCAGCGACCCCTGGGAGGGTTTCGTCCGGTTCATGGAGCAGTCCCTGGACCTGCTCGCGGAGCACCGCGCGCTATTGGACGGGCTCACCGACCCGCGGATCGCCACCCCCCGCATCCAGCAGTGCCAGGCCGAGCTGCGGATCGTCCTGGCCGGACTGATCGAGCGGATGCAGGCGGCCGGCGCGATACGGGCCGGCACCACGGTGGACGACGTCTCACTGCTGATGATCGGGCTGGGCCGGATCATCCAGGTCACCGAGGACCAGGCGCCCGGATCCTGGCGCCGCCAGCTCGACATCATGCTCGCCGGGCTCCGGGCCGGTGACCGGTGACGGATCGGTGGCGTCCCGGCGAAGCCGGCTCGGAACGGGGTGCCTCGGCTCAGATCCGATGACGGGGGGTCATCTCGCCCAGAACTCAATGCCGGACAAGACCGTCTCCGCGGGCTCGTCGCTGCCCGCAGATCGCTCCACTCCCAGGTCCAGCCGGCCGTTCAGCGTCCCCACGAACGGGGTGGGCTCACTCAACATCTCCGTCCCGTCGATCCAGACCCGGAC from Actinoplanes derwentensis includes these protein-coding regions:
- a CDS encoding RNA polymerase sigma factor, encoding MTSEEHFRRLHDAAYTDLMRFVRRRVPDDEVDDIVSTVFMIAWRRLGELPGDAVPWLFGVARNVMAAQSRTRNRHAVVDVRMVSDDRAPGVVARIDLVRAWWTLSAADHEVLALVAFDGLTDTQAATVLGCRPTTYRMRLSRARRRLRDAMSQPAPRPAPSWSPA
- a CDS encoding N-acetylmuramoyl-L-alanine amidase, with protein sequence MLSRRSLFRGATGLAVGSPLAVAVAGPAAAVSATTRPTVPQTMSAARGTIPAGVAVTPTLPLTHLSVAGADSVRIRTVDGWQPWQPVTGCPCGPDGSAVRRRTLVPASGALDYEVRGNAVRVTEVNTVDGPARATAAPEAPLPLSAPAGFRPRYLSRAAWGADEAYRLNPDGTLDTPPAFHPVQTLTVHHSGEDVPVSDPISHIRGIYYNQAVVNDWGDIGYQLIIDEKGVVYEGTYSDEGPVPVFGPDLGGDGLPMMVNGSHVGGFNAGNIGICVLGNYMTAPPSAAATRSLTHVLALLAAATRLDPLGTTNYVNPVSGVSATIATIAGHQDWHNANPAAGATLCPGDHLYALLPGIRAGVEALMRSLPAS
- a CDS encoding cyclase family protein, with the translated sequence MTDSLDNWGRWGDRDQLGAVNLITDEARTRGAAEARTGQTVSLARITTPFPLTGGPLAPATAPTTAVQTMMLFTGFGAPAMAEVMVVTTHHPEVTHLDGLGHWAEGGRVYPGVGVADSSGPTGVRHGAADVFGGGILTRGVLLDLAPGGRLAPAHPVTAAELDAAAGRAGVDVLSGDALLVRGGWDRATAGDVPLPGVTADAVHWLHEKGIAVYAGDVGDAMPPLPGEMPGALHRLALGRLAIPLIDGPNLEELAVTCERLGRWTFQFVVAAPRIAGTTGLPVNPLAVF
- a CDS encoding class I SAM-dependent methyltransferase; the protein is MIDSPSTDNLWLQKIAADPGHSQWYIERFRIMESRGDDLGGEARMIDAMLPRGADVLDAGCGTGRVGGRLAAAGHRVTGVDLDATLIAEAQAQHPGSSWQVGDLSTLALPGRFDLIVCAGNVMAFAGPSQRAGILRGFAGHLAEGGRAVVGFGAGRGYEFDDFLADAQTGGLAPELLLSTWDLRPFTPVADFLVAILRAADQ
- a CDS encoding SDR family NAD(P)-dependent oxidoreductase — its product is MKTIVISGGTDGIGRALAIQQIKAGNTVVVIGRSPAKAQALTDEAARLGAADRLHLFTADLSLVADNRRVIEEIGTRFDRVDALVLCAAFLRMDRVETSEGIEHWFALFYLSRYLLSHGLAPLMTDAPAPVVVNLAVIGAGAKAMNWDDLMFTRNASWTKAWAQARRANELLGIDFTENVSAGRIRYAFVNPEFVKSSFAGKFSAPVRFLVKLAGVLAKPVEKGILPVVALIESPPQELLSSFRGAKRVPLEVSAADREDAERMRRETKSLLND
- a CDS encoding ATP-binding protein — its product is MREILQTLRRRSFVGRDDEIALFRAALGTAGVLFVHGVGGVGKSTLLDMFARTVPDSVRADARYPDMLPVPAAGACPVLLIDTYELLEPVDDWIREQYLPSLPANCLVVIAGRRPPGPGWRADPAWRELTRIIALGNLPAADGHAYLDGQGVPAGARDRLMTISRGHPLTLSMLADAVRRGADPARLDDLPDVVGTLLTQLIDTIPDPRHRTALEVFAQLPVTTADVLRSMAGDDSGELFDWLRAQPFVEESRYGIHPHDVVRDALNADLRWRDPDRFAALYRAKLEAVRDRILATADDRERVHLVVLAVVLNGARSPLAALNSLPPTMRAYPDRLRDGDREPILAMTTRWQGEEQAGLVAYWLDRRPEGFRVFRSAAGSLRGFAARFTVDDLEQSKDPGLNTMIGYVFEHGPPRSGEHVLTWRFFLDRDRGQEPSPSLTLFVACQMLDIITLGPETAWTMVGAFTDATRWTPAMELFDFWPATEFTVGGTRFPVFAHDWRRTGLAEWVDLLHARQLGAPARPAGADLGDPVLSRPEFTAAVRSALRDLNSPDLLRENPLTRSPLVRRATSGDSLRDLVAAAAATLPSDLHLLISRTFLEPAGTQERVAVSLHLSFNTYRRHRDKAVEQITAWLWSR
- a CDS encoding GrpB family protein, yielding MPDAERQDPIRMVSYDTAWKPDFERERVRVENLRSCPEAAADYGRIKTAPAAEDDTDRRRCRAAKAPFIRAVLDRLQSGGSSDSR
- a CDS encoding GNAT family N-acetyltransferase, which codes for MDTVTLSGARVRLRPAVGDDVPSLTRIRSTPEVYRRWGGGDDLAGVVSTDLADPGVHLLVILFEDRVVGAIQWSEEDDPDYRHAGIDIYLDPAFHRRGLGSDAVRTLARHLIDDRGHHRLVIDPAADNDAAIRCYATIGFRQVGVMRRYERGPDGDWHDGLLMDMLAHELVRT